CATCAatttgacaatttaaaataataaaacattaggtGTAAATTTAAAGTCTCACTTTAATAATCTGAACATGCAGTGGATTAGTGAAATGTCACTACTGAATAAAGAAGTTATAAACTTGgtgattaaagaaaatataaatttacttttCTTCAATGACACAATTAACTGCTTCATAAAGTTTTTAtaaggactaaatgagataattaacATAAAGAATTCatcccacagtgcctggcacatggaaggTCTTCAATAAATTGTAGCCATTGTTAGCTATTATTAGCCTTCTTTCTAGGAACTAAGTAGGTTCCATAAGAACTATGACTTAATAAATCCTTTAGATCTCTTTGATGTCATAAACatagtaaagagaaataaaattctttgaaGGCCTTATAAAAGGTCTTACTCATGCAGGTATGATGTGTATCATGTGCTCTGGGAAGACATCCAGACTCTCGGACAGACATTTATCTCTACACTGGTATTTTCTCAATACTAAGGTGGTCCATAGATGGCttgatataacaataataatttttaaaaagctgcagtAGGAGGGAGTATGATCCTTCGTCCTAGCACAAACAGTAAggacaatattatttttttaaaaaaggaattattcCAACTCATACATTAAAAATGCTACCAAACTGATacactaattttctttctctgggccagacatggtggctcacatctataatcctagtactttaggaggccaaggcaggcagatcacttgagaccaggagtttgagaacagcctggccaacatggtgaaaccctttctctgctaaaagtacaaaaaattagccgggtggggtgacacgtgcctgtaatcccagctactcggcaagctgaggcacaagaatcgcttgaagctgggaggcggaggttgcagtgagccgagatcgcaccactgcactccagcctgggtgacagagggagactgtctcaaaaagaaaacaaaatttttctgTCTCATGCATTCTCCCAGCATTACCTAAGCATCTTGAGAACAAACTCACTAAGACCAGAGCAGCAGCCCAAGTCTACAATGTAAGCCTTACTTCAAGTTGCCTGATAGAAGATTCTCTCTCATGAATAAGACGGAGGTCATCCTCTGTAATTTCTTCATCCTGCACCTGCACTTGAGGTTGAGTTTggctaacagaaaaaaatgaatgtggaaaaaaacaaagattggTATTCAAAACAATGGGACTCATTTCCTGTTTAAGATATATTCATTAAATAGGATATTTTATTCTCCAAAGTCACAGAACTACTCAAAAAAATTCTAAGAATATAAcagatatattaataaaattttattcatttttcatttcacatATCATTTTAGCTAATGTGAGTTTAGAGTTATTACTTAATTATTGGAAGCTGTATTTGTCAACTGGGTATTTCTTCTCAGCTGATTTAAACCTCATATAAGGGAATGTCTATATTAATAATTAAgtccataaacatttatttggaaaattttatatattttgtaataaatactttataattacttaaaatttttttcaaatttactctGTTTTCAACATATAAACAACTTAGGATatttatgatataatatattGAAAGCTTTAATTCTGTTCCAGGGACCTTaatgtataaactttgaaaaattACCTTTTGATCTgtaaaatgttttgtatttcttaCCTTTCCCAGGATACaagattcctttcttttgagctGTCCTCAGGAAAACTGCCCTGAATAATTTAGTAACAGGATGGAATGAGAAGgggcaaaaaaaagcaaaaatgagaaaaaataaacactcATATTTTCCCTTATAATAAACTAAACTGATTTATGtacgtgtctgtgtgtgcgtgtgtgcgtgtgcgtgtgtgtgtgtgtgtgtgtgtgtgtgtgtgtagagacagagagaaagaagttcTTGTTCTAATTTTTCAGGTCAACTGCTTCaagtaataatataattataagtaATTTTATATTCTAAGTAGACAAGAAAGGAATTCACTAAATATTCTCAAGGATCAAATAAGTATTATTTAGTTAAAGCTTAATGTAGTCTTGGAATCCATATgttaatgaataagaaaataactcaTGATAGTTTCTAAGGGaatttaaaattagattaatTCAAAATTCTATTGTAAAgcttcctttcatttattttctccaggCTCATGTTCATTTTCAATATTGATACAACATACTTGCGCCATTCATCTCCGTCATCTTGGTATAATCCAGGAGGAAAGTGCTTTCTACACTAGCGTGTACACAAGCAGAAAGCTTCAGTACCAAGACGATGTGAGAATACTACTCAGGATTTGATCCCTAATCTTTTTTGACAAAATAtgtctctatatttttatatactctgTAATCTTCTGTACTATGACACAAAAAATAACCACCGTAATACAAAATTATCATCCTTTTCTAAAAATGGAgcagaaaagcataaaaataaatattcaagagCTGATTTCCAAGATATTCACAGATCTTTATGACTTAAAAAATTATGCTACTATAGACTTTTATGGGACCCTTAGCAAGTAACCATGTTCATTTCtagaatgtcttttaaaatacttacaGACACTCTGGAACTGGCTCTTACTCGAGCAACAAACTCTTTCTCTCGCTCAGCAGCCTGCCTCTGGACCTTCTGGAAGTTTGTCAGTGATGTTGTGAACTCTGCCACTAAGCGATCCTTCTGTATTTTCCTTTGACGctagaggaaagagaagaaaaagccaACTAGAATCTAGCTGTCAAGTTCAACTGAATTTGCGGTAGTTGGCTCTTTATTTAACCCTGAAGTTTTCACTTACTCCCCAATTACAGGGCCTTACAGATTAACTCTCAGTAACATTCTGATAGTATGTCAAATACTGTGCATATTTAACTTGAGGCAAAAGACCCATTATGCTGGATTTCTCACCTCaggttttcacactgctaaaaactagcttattattttgaggctattttaaagtaattctttTTCAGGCAAATAAAGCCTTATACTTTTAGCTAAGTAATAACTTCCATTAAATAAGCAGGGAAATAAATATGTGCCCCCAGGACACCTCACATCTTGAATGAGCCTGCATGTTCCACGCAGTCAGCCCCGGAAGGCCAGGAAATAATTACTCAGGAAGCATTTTCTGAGAACTTACTTAATTATGGGTCAGGGCAAATGCATGgaaataatttttgctttattgaaCCACAGGATACTACTTGAGCAATTAAATATAGTTTTGTGTTCTGTGAACTAATCTCAAACAGAATTATTTTTGATTTCCTTTCTAGCATCATTTCCTTTCTAGCGTAACAGTTCAAAGATCCTATAGTGCACTGGGTTTTTTTCACATTCAATACATCAACAATGTGTCTTAAAGCTTGATACCTGTTCACTGGGGGTGGTGGGCAGAGATCCAAACTCTTTAATGTACTTATCTGTTTCTTTGGCAAGCTGGTTAGTATACTGCTGCTTCTGTTGCCTAAAGTGAGAAAACACGCATTACAGCCAAAGGACTAATATACTTCTTTAAGCTTCAACTCTGCCTTTTGAATCAACACTGATAAACAGTTGTACAAAAATTGCCTTTTCATAAACTGGCTCTCAActttctctatcaaaaaaaatttcataTCCTATTCTTTGATAAATAATGAGCAAATATTACATGTCAGGTTCTTCACTCACACAGCGTAGGCAAGCTTAGAGAAATCAATTCAACGGCCATTTAGAAACACAGATGACTCGAATCAGAGGGAACCTGAAGGAGAGACTGTTACATGTCTGATCCTTTATGTTTGAGATACTGGGGATGTGGAAGCCCTTTATCTGCATCTCACACCTGGAAGGTCAGGTAAGCAAGAAAAGATTTGTTACCTTAGACTTTGCCCAGTTCCCAGATCTAGTTATATCTGGCCTCTCTTATTTCTCTATGTGAACATGTATATGCTATAGATActtaaaaaaggggggggggaggggccaggcacgctggctcacacctgtcatcccaacactttgagaggctgaggcaggcggatcacttgaggccaggaatttgagaactgcctggccaacgtggcgaaaccccatctctaccaaaaataacaaaaattaggtaggtgtggtggagcatgcctgtgatccctgctacttgggaggctgaggcaggagaatcacttgaacatgggaggtggaggatgcaatgagctgagattgcaccactgcactccagcctgagcaacagaggaaaactcttgtctcaaaaaataaaaaggaaagaggcaaTATTGGTACAAATTTACTATTATTTAAGTTTACGCTGGAAAAAATAGTGGCATTTCCTTGTAAAGGGAAAGaacacaataaataaaagaagtaattatagtcatccctcagtatctgcagattggttccaggacccctgtggataccaaaatccgttgatgctcaagtccctgatataaaaaggtatagcatttgcatataacctatgcatatcctcccATATCTTTAAATCATCTcgattatttataatacccaatacaataatgtaaatgctatgtaaatagttgctatATTTTATAGttcagttttttttattattgtgttgtttttttttctcgaATATTTTTGacctgcagttggttgaatctgggGATATATAATCTATGTAGTCAGAGTGCTGACTACATATCCATATTTTATCTAGCTATCTTATAAATTGAAAAGATTTCCAACTTAAAAACATGACACTAAAAAAAAGCTCATATTAATTGTGATGTTTTACAAATCACAACATCAGTACCTCTTatatatttcatctcattttaaatATGGTCTGGTCACACTTAGGGTcctttaaaataatgagatattgTATAAGAATATGCTTAAGAATAGGGATCTGTATTTGACTGACAAAAGGTAATTAAAATCTATTTCTATCTCTATTTACCAAATACCCTATCTTTAATGCATTTTTGTAAATCTCTGGAAATCATAATATagtcaaagttttaaaaagaagaccttaggttggacatggtggctcatgcctgtaatcacagcactctgggagggtgaggtgggtggactgtCTGAGCCCAGAATTGAAGACCAGTgccggcaacatggcaaaacaccatctctacaaaaaatacaaaaattagccaggcatggtggatgtgcctgtattcccagctacacagtaggctgaggtgggagaatcgattgagcctaggaggtccaggctgcagtgaactgtgataatgtcactgcactccagcctgggtgacagcatgagatcctgtctcaaaaaaaaaaaaaaaaaaaatccttagtgACTACGGATATATATTCAGAATCTTCATTATTAACTCTATCAAAATATTAGAACTTTTATGAATTATGTACTTCTATTCCATTTTACTTTAGTTTAATGAATTGTGGTTTATTATTTAGATTTGTAGCATTTTTACCATTCTGACACTTACCAactgtggaaaaataaaatataaattagagaTAATCGTAAGTCCTTCAAATTGTACTTCCTAAAAATATGAATTCCTATTACCTATCTTTTAATATCGTCCTCTTTGCAGTTTTCCCTCTATAGTTAATGTTGTTTAGAAGTATTGCTTACTAGATACATGTGACTTGAAATTTACAGCTGTAACAgtactgaaataaaatttaagagtTAAGTTCTAAATGACATTGGGTAACTCGTTAAACCCGTAAGAGACATGAACAAAATGGAAACAGTTCTTTTGGTCTATTTCTCTTACTCCAATTCTGTAAggtttaaatgataaaatatgtaaaaatactcTGTAAAATCCACAACATACCACAGACAAAATATTATCACTATGACTGCTGGTCTTCTAACAGCATATTAATTTACTGGAATATGTACTATATAAttcattataacttttttttaaacggaAGCTAATGCTCTCTGAAATTCAAGGAGGTAGGTATAAACTTGTGGGGAGACAGCTCACGTAGCTGGTTATGTATTGGATCTAAACCAAATAAAACTCTGGTGACTGCGGAGATTTTTAGCTATGGAAAGTAAATCACATAAATTGAGATACTACAGTATAATTTTTCAACAGCTGTCAAAAACAACCTACCTAAAAACTGTAAGAAATGCAACTAAAGAAATTCTGCTTTGATAGGGAAAACCtatcaaggaatttttttttttttttttttttttaagacagagtcttgctcagtcgcccaggctgaagtgcagtggtgtgatctcggctcactgcaacctctgccacccgggttcaagagattcacctgcctcaggctcctgagtagctgggactacagaagcccaccaccacgcctggctaatttttttattttcagtagagacggggtttcaccatattggccaggctggtctcgaactcctgaacttgtgatccgcccacctcagccttccagatcTTTAATATAAAAACACCTGCCTACTCCAGACAgggaaaaatctacacaaaagCTTGGTACAAATGTATGGATAAGGTAGCAGAAAAACTccattgtttttccattttttcctccagTAAACATAATACTACATACTGTAAAAGCAACAGAATAATAGCAAtagagttttttctttctcttttatttatttaactagaTACTTACAACTGTTGCCTCAATTCAGGTGAATCTTGAGGTGTTCCAAGTTGATTCAGAGTTCTTTGTATTTCCACAGCTATTATAATAGAAAATTCATGTATTAATTGTCACAAAAGTTAAGGTAACAGAAACAAAGagttaaaaattaatatgtaCAAGCAATTGGGCAGttgaaaagagacagaaaaacaaagatgaaaatacaaaatattaactgGAAAAAAGAATAACTAAATGGTTTACTTAAATCTAATTAGTAACAAAAATTTTCAAGAGGAAATTGTGTGAGAATGTTAACTTGTGAAAATGCACTTATGACCCAAAAATACTATCTTCTTCCTTATCCCATCAGGATATTAAGTAAATACAAGGTCACACAGACTTTAACACTAATAGCATAAAAACTGTGAGGAAAATAAGTAACAATTACATATTTCATtagaatataatataaataagtgTTAATAAATGAGAGAggaatagaattagaaaaaatcatttttcaattATCCATGTAATAACTGATTTCAGCAAGATCATCAAAAAATGCTAAAATCACAGGACATTCACACAACTTAAATTACCACCACACAGATGACATTAATTATAAAAGATATAACTTTATCATATATAAATCTGTTGTCTGAAAACAAATGACCAAATTTAGCAGTGAGAATGGAAAAAACTGACATTATGAACCTTGTGGCATGCTGCAGCGAGAAAGTCACAATATGATCTGAGGATTTTTCTTGCCAAAATATTTAACATGAATCTaatcacaaaaagaaattagACCAGTCTAGACTGTGGGACAATCTACGAGATAACTTGCCTGGGCGTTTAAAGACGTCAATgtcacaaaagggaaaaaaaaagttgacaaagACAGAGGTGCTTTCTAAATTAAGGAATTAAAATACCCAAAAGACACTGTATGATTTTTGACTGGATTCTGAATCAGGAAAAAAGCAAGCACTATAAAGAAAATCATAGGGACAATTGGAGAAATTTGAATACAGAAAGTAAAAAACACATtaaacaaaagttgaaaaatgCCCACAACTGGTAAATCCAGGTGAAAGGTTCATTGtactatatacttatatatatattttgtgaggtttagaaaagattttaaaataaaaagtccagGGCTTAAAAGTCATGTTAAACTCACAATCCGGAAGTCTATGActattgcaattttttaaaaaaaggctctACACAAAAGGGGAGGACCTACAGTTTTATGTATGTGGGgacataaataaaatgtcatggtACATAAATAAAACGTCAAGTAGAAATAAGCTGAAAATCCAAAGAACTCTTAACAATCTAACcccctcattctttttatttaaatgagtGGTTTACTTATATAgcttaaatgctttaaaaatattcattatttacATGCTCAAGGGAATGATAAAGTATTACAAAATGCAGGATAAGTTTTGGTCACCGCAAATGATGTAATAAATACTGCTTTTAAGTGAAAGCTGAAAAACAGAAACACTAGAGAAGAATCAAAGCATATAGCAACTCTTAGCGTTTGGCTAATTtaataggaatttattttagctttttgGGGGTTGATTTTTCCTTTCATAAGACAAACAAATTTTGTTTGCCGTGTTTAACTTATGGCTGCTTATAATTAGCTATATATTCCCTCTCAACCTCAACAGATTTTCTTGAACTGCCTTATAGGGGCTTTATTTTCTTAAGCGTATTGATAATACAAACTGTAGTATGGACATCAATAGACTATTGGCAGGTATTTATCTCAACTCTAAAGCGTTATTGTTCTTTAGGAAAAAATCATAGcaagtgagaaaaaataaattatttaataaatgacacCAGGAAAAATGACTAACCATTTGGGCAGGGGAGAAAGAACCCTACCTCCCAGCATAtagcaaaatacatttttaataaaccattaatttaaatagtaaaattgaaaatattaaactgctctaagaaatataaatgtttttattatatgaTCTTATACATGATCTTGGAGTAAGagatataaaatattagctaagCATGACACAAAACTAAAATCCACAGAggaaaatattgacaaatttgACTACATAAAATAACTTggttaaatgttatataaaaaatgtgtacatatatcacaAGTATATATGTAAGTGTGTGTTCATATACACACGGGAGACAGTAACTGAAGGTTATGATGAGGAAAGAGGTTAAACTACAATGGTAATTATTTTTGGTAACAGAACAACAGCCCagtaaaaaatggacaaaggttATAATCTTGCAATTTACAAAAGGCAAATGTGTACATAACAAAACTTCAACTTCACTGATAATTAAACTTTTACATTTCTGATTGgtaaaaattatgaaaagcaGTTGAGAATATAATTACAATCAAAGGCCTTAAAAACAAAAGGTAAAGACTACATAATATATAAGAAAGAGGGAGCAATAGTCAATAACtacaaataatttagaaaatgtcaGACAATCCAGTAGAAAAATGGGCCAAGACACGTGTATATCTATACAACAAACatgcacgttctgtacatgtatcccagaacttaaagtataataaaaaaaagaaaaatgggccaaGAATAGGAACTTTAATATTCATGAATAAACTGAATAGCAAAAAAAGGACCGAAATGCATATCAATTTTGCAAAGTACAAACAAGTACACCACATGAATGCTATATAAAATTACTCAGCCAATTAAAGAATTGAGTAGAAATGGATTCTGACAGGCCCATGGGAGCCTAGTTCCACCATGTGGTAATTTCCGGTTTCTGAACAGATATACTGAGCAACCCCCAGTTCTCACTCATACTCCCTGAGTAAGGGCTCTTATGGAAGGAAGAAATCATTGGAAGCCCCTGGGGACCCactctaataaaaaaataaaaccaagggcATTATCTATTCCCTGGGAATTACTCAGAAATGCCACCATCAAGGACAGAAAGAGCAGGGAGTGGAGATGCCTCTCATTCCCATTTAACCGGCCTATCTGGAGGATGCAGAAGGCTAATGCTCATGATAACTAGCAAAAGCTTATTCAGGTGGTGACTCCAACTGCAATGTTCCTCAAAATGTGATGGATTTACTACAACAGAGCATCACAATCTCTAGCAACTTGTATATACCTGCTTATATGGCAAATACTTTTTGCTCTACCCTAAAGGACAGAGAACATGAGAAAGGATTTGCTATCAATGGGATGGGACATCAGCGAGCCTTCACAGGCTTATCTCACGGTTATGCACACTGTCTATCTTTGTACTACAATTTCATTGTCAAGGATACGGATCATCTCCTCCTACAGGACACTACATTAGTCCAATACACTGGTTACATCTGCTTTTAGGACCAGAAAAGCAGGAGGCAACATGTACTCTTAGATGCCTGCAAAGCATAAGTAAGCCAGCAGGTAGAAAATAAATCCATGAAAATACAGGGCAGTGTTTCCTCAGTGAAAAATCTTGGTGAATTAATCTGTAGATAACTGGCATACTTCTGCAAAGTGCTTTTCTTTGTAGCCTCAAGTACAAATGAGAAACAGACTTTTTATGCTGCTTCCACCCTTTACTGAATGACCCAAAGGTTACCAGCTTTAGCTTCAACTCCCAAAAAGAAAAGACCATCCAGCGAGTTCAAGTGGTGGTATAAGCAGATCTACAACTTGGCTTTAATGACCCAGCTGATGCAACGGTACACCAAGCCTGTGCAATTTCAGGGCACCGAAGAAAACTAGTAGCAAATCCCAATAGGAAAAACACAGGGGTCCCCTAGAATGTTGGAGcaaaaccttccttttgagactTGTTCTGGCCTTGCTACTGAGCCCTGGATAGAATAAACAATGGTACAAGGTAACCAAGTGACTCTAGCTGTTCACCATGAATTGTGTCTTGTTGGTACAGCCTTTCTACATTTTGCTCTACATATGTCAGTCAGCCTATCCCTCACCCCAACTCCTGAAGCACTTGTTCAGTGAAATAATAAACTAGCAATGGCTGTCAGAACAAAAGCCACATATAGACTCAACAATATGGATTTCCCCTTACTCAGACTGACATGACCATGGGTATTGCCATACACCAATTTGCAGCAATAGCAATCTCATGTTATACTCTATTAAatcatttttgtttgattttttgtattaattttttcattcatcCTTTGGACTTCCCAGATGCACATCCATATGCTCTACAGAGATGATTTtacccattttattttctatggctAATTATCTTTACAAACACTTTCAATAACgtgctaatttaaaaataaaaagtaaactagTGATGTGCCGTTGTTGAGGGTTGACCCAACTAGCTGCTCCTTCCATCTTGGAGGAGGCAGAATTTTATATTCACTTCAATGGTATTACTCTGGGTTCTGTTATGCATTCTCTAAGCACCCACTGTGTCCCCTGCGGCCcgtccccactccccccaccccatgcttCTACCAGACTCCTAATCCACCTATTAGTCACAATCAAGGTGTTCCACACACCGATGCTTCTGATCAagaaattacagagaaaaaaaattaacggTGTTCCAAGGACAATGGGATTCACTGCTCTGCCATGTATTCTGTTATCTAGAAGCTGCTGGACTTCTAGAATGTTTACGGCCTACTGAGACTCAATCCTGGCACCACCTGGGAGACAAGCATCTTGGGAAACTGAAGTGCTGTCCTATAGGATCCTTATGGTCTCAAAGAACCACCACTCCAGGGTGCTGTTTCACCTACAGCCAGAAAGAAACTTGGATTTGGGAAGTAACAGGTCGAAGTAAAGTCCAATATTTCACGATTACACCTAATCATCCATTTGTACAATTTTTTCCATCTCTCAAGGTGACTTAGAGACAACATCCAAGGGAGGAAAACAATCATGTTTTCAAGACTACAACTGGTCATTTAGGGCCAAGGCAGTATGTTGATTGAGGTAATTATTAAGCGGAATTTGAGTTATGCTCATACACAAGTAAAAGGGAGATGAACTGGAGGGGGCCTGATAATACTGCCATCTTCAATCATAAAAGTGAGTACCACATAGCCTGTGAGCAGGAGCAACAAGGACCCAGGGCTGAAAATCTGGGTTATCCCAAACAGCTGAGGTGCTGAAAGAAGGCAAGAGGAAAGTGGAATGGTTATTATAACAGGAAAATAGTAATACAAACTGCAGCCTGTGATCAGTTGTAGAGTGATAACTTAGCACCTGCCAGTATTCTTTTTCTTGCTCtgcaatgtatatatttagatatattaacTGTTCGTCTCCTTCCCTATTTCCTCCACTGTTATATATAGAATGTACCATTTGTGGTTACTCTGAGACACTGTTCCACAGGCTAAGGAATACTGCTGTTCAGTTTTGCTGAAAGAGGAGGAGCACACAGGAAATCACCCCCTAAATTTGACATTGGCTACAGGAACTGAATAGACCTCAGTTTTATCCCTTCTGTGGAAATGGGAAAGGAGTTCTCGTTGCATGAGGGATAGCAGCAGTGTGTCACGCAAGAGCTTTTGTTTTTAAGCTTAGGTATGAAAAAAGGAAGCATGTTCACTGTAGAAAACAAAAGGGATCAATTATAGTGAAATTTATTTTGGGCCACCTAATACCCAAAACTACTATTAGATTGGGATCTTTTTGGTTATAATATTATGACCACTGAGAAGTAGCACCACAGAGCCAATCtttggagggggaaaaaaactggTTGCTAAAGCAACAAAACTGTTTTAAGATTCTTTGAACATTGCTTACCTTCATTATAATACAGGTGATTAATAATGAAAGTATTAGTCACTATCACTAACAATCTAGTTATAATCAAAAGCTACATTTACTCTGTGCTTTTGGTTTTGTAGATTTAGGTTTTATAGATActgaaatttcttaaaaatcaaagGCTCTGGCTAACAACCTCCTTGTCACtctgaaacaattttttaagatAATACAATGTCTCATAAAATGAAGCCTCTCAGAAAACAACCATTATGTTATTGCCTAATAGAATGCATTTAACTAATGAGAGCTTCTCATGAACAGAAATGGAAGACAAGGCCCCCTACACTTATGcagcatacaaactagaaaaggacaaaaaaacaaaacaaaagtacaaaCACCATATAAACTCAAAGAGGGAGCAGCAGCAACAAATGCTATAACAATGTTTCAAACAATGACCTATAATATGTGTGTTCTATTGGAGGACAATCCAAAAAGCTGTAATGAAGGTGGCATTTGTAATGGTTTGAAGGGTAAGAAATAGGACATTTCAGTTTGGAGATTCAAACCTCTAATATCATACTCAGACATACACTGAAATGATCAGAATACCTATTAGTCACCCTAACTAGAAGGCAAACTTCTTGAAGGCAAGGCCcaagttttattcattttggtTTTTCCAGAATTTATCATATTGTTGACCCTCAATGAATAGTTTTATGAGTGAACCATAAAAAGAATACTGGAAAGATCAAAACTTACGTTAAGAAATAATACGTATTTCTAAAACATACagcataaataaatggagaattaAGAAAGGTAGTTATGcccatttattattcattcattgattcactcGACATTTACTGGGCATCTGCTACGTACCAGGCACAGCGAGAGGGCTTCTGAACGTCAACATTAATTTGGTTGTATTCCTTTAAATTGAGCAGGTCTACACTTGAGGATCAATTAAAGGCATCATCTGATCAGGTGATAAAGGGCTTATAGGAACATAAATCTGAAACTACtaaatcaaatttggaaaaaatattacaCGGTATTAGTTCAATCctattttataaacaaagaagtTGAGAACCAGACAGAATAACTAACTTGTTCCAAAAACTATAGCTATTTAGTAGAAGAGCCAGGGTTAGAATGTAGATTTCTTggttttcaaaaaacttttttcaATATGCTAAAAGGACTG
This DNA window, taken from Pan paniscus chromosome 5, NHGRI_mPanPan1-v2.0_pri, whole genome shotgun sequence, encodes the following:
- the STX7 gene encoding syntaxin-7 isoform X1, whose protein sequence is MSYTPGVGGDPAQLAQRISSNIQKITQCSVEIQRTLNQLGTPQDSPELRQQLQQKQQYTNQLAKETDKYIKEFGSLPTTPSEQRQRKIQKDRLVAEFTTSLTNFQKVQRQAAEREKEFVARVRASSRVSGSFPEDSSKERNLVSWESQTQPQVQVQDEEITEDDLRLIHERESSIRQLEADIMDINEIFKDLGMMIHEQGDVIDSIEANVENAEVHVQQANQQLSRAADYQRKSRKTLCIIILILVIGVAIISLIIWGLNH
- the STX7 gene encoding syntaxin-7 isoform X2, whose protein sequence is MSYTPGVGGDPAQLAQRISSNIQKITQCSVEIQRTLNQLGTPQDSPELRQQLQQKQQYTNQLAKETDKYIKEFGSLPTTPSEQRQRKIQKDRLVAEFTTSLTNFQKVQRQAAEREKEFVARVRASSRVSGSFPEDSSKERNLVSWESQTQPQVQVQDEEITEDDLRLIHERESSIRQLEADIMDINEIFKDLGMMIHEQGDVIDSIEANVENAEVHVQQANQQLSRAADYQKKDSCMLM